AATGTGAATCTTAcaacaaagcatttttttctactAAGCAGGCAACATTTATGTGGTTATGTCTTACACTCTTAAGTGTATACTGTtagactattattattttttgctattatatactaataataagcattaatattacaataaagagacagagagagaattagaCATTTAAAGAACATCGTACCTTTGCAGTAGATCTCGCCATCTTTGTCCGTCATGGTAGTGGATTCGAGGCCCTTCCCACATTTAGCACAGCGGAAACAGCTCCTATGCCACGACTGGACAAGgacaaaaaaatgtgataaacgTTCTGCACACAGTGTGGAAAAATTTCTGAACTTATGCGAGCCTGCTAGCTGATTTTAATAAATCCATATAAATCTGTCAATATTATCAGTTTAACAACTGGCTTGGTGTTTTTCTTAGTTATTTATTCCTGCCACTAGATGGTGAAATATTTTTcaccttcactgagactggcagacacagaggccacgcctccttcactgagactgacagacacagaggccacgcctccttcacggagactgacagacacagaggccacgcctccttcactgagactgacagacacagaggccacgcctccttcactgagactgacagacacagaggccacgcctccttcactgagactgacagacacagaggccacgcctccttcaatgagactgacagacacagaggccacagcTACTTCTATGAACTTGACATGcatagaggccacgcccacttctatAAGCCTGACAGGCAccgaggccacacccccttcaatGAGCTTGACACacatagaggccacacctacttcaccAGGCACGGTGAATTTTTTCAGTCCTTTCTTACCTCTGTTGCATTTAGCTAGGTATGTTTAGCTACTTAAACAACAATCCTTTCAGTATAACCAACTAGCTATAACTAATATCATATTTTATGGTATTCACTAGCCAGCTATTTATGTTTAGCTAATCCTTTGATGTCGCTTTTGCTTATAATGCTAGCTAAATAGCTAGGTTATGGTAACAACAGACAGTTAATAACTTATTTCACACTCACCGCCCCTGCTCCGATGGTCTTCTCGGCTGCGTACACAGCTTTGCCGCAGCGAGGGCACACATCAGAACCCCCGAACCTCTGGGCGAACTTGGACGTGTTCGGGTTGCTGGTGGGCTGGTGCGGCTGATCACTGTGAAGACGCAAAGACAAATTTAAACCGATGGAAATATAATGCTGTTGTGCTAAATATTCAGTCTGACGCTAAAGAATTATGTTACGatctttaaataaacagctcaCTCTTTATGTTTGATTCCCAGAGACTCTCCTTTGTCCATGCTCAGCGTCCCAGCACCCGCACCGTACCCATAGCCTTTTGGTCCGTATTTCTTGCCGTAGCAGGACTTGCAGTAGACCTCATTTTCATGGGTGGCCAGAGTAGTGCTATCTAGGTTCTTCCGGCACACCACTGATACCAGGGGGAGGCGGAGATAGTgatgtaaaatgacaaaaaaaaaatccactgttAAAACTGGTTTGTGTTTGACAGATTTTAGGATACTTTTTTTCACCATAGCAGGTGCTACAACTTTATACAGTAGATATATATTACTTTATACagcaatatatatattagcattttttaatgaagtagTCATAATGTGGTTTTATAGTGGGCTTGCTGCTCCAGCAGTTACGGTATTTAACTCATTTGCTAGTGTCTTTACGGTAGACTAGCTACTCCAGCAGTTACGGTATTTAACTCATTTGCTAGTGTCTTTACGGTAGACTAGCTACTCCAACAGTTACGGTATTTAACTCATTTGCTAGTGTCTTTACGGTAGACTAGCTACTCCAGCACTTATGGTATTTAACTCATTTGCTAGTGTCCTTACAGTAGACCAGCTACTCCAGCACTTATTGTATTTAACATATTCATTAGTGTCTTCATGGTACCTACTACAATAGTTAGTTACGGTATTTAACTCATTTGCTGTTATGCTAGTTTGTTAGTGTATGTATGGCAGGCTAGCTACTGCAGCAGTTATTTATGTGAACTCATTTGTTAGTGTCTTTATTGTAGGTCTGCCACTCTGGTATTTTATGCTAGTTAGTTAGCATATGTAGGGTAGGCTAAGTACTCCATCAGTTACAGTACTTAGTCCATTTGTTAGTGTCTTGGTAGGCTAGCAACTCTAGCAGTTATGCTACTTAACCTATTTATTAGTGTCTTTGTTGTAGGTCTGCTAGTCTAGCAGTTATGCTAATTAGTTAGCATAATTACCTTAGGCTAACTACTCCAGCAGCTGTGATTCTTAACTCCAGGTTAACTACTCCAGGAGTTACGGTACTTACCCAaattgtttgtgtatttattgtaggCCAGCTCTCCAACCGTTATGCTACTTAACTATATATTAGTGGTTTTGTTGTAGCAGTTACGCTAGTTAATTAGTGCATTTATTGTATGTTGGCTACTCCAGTAGTTACGGTATCTAACCCACTTGTTTGTGTCTTTGTAGTGGGCTACCTACTCCAGGAGTTAAGGTACTTAGCCATTTGTTTGTGTCTTTATCAGACTAGCTATTCCAGTAGTTATGCCATTTAACCCATTGGCTTGTATCTTTATTGTAGGTCTGCTTCTCCAGgattttagtgtatttatggTAGCTGAGCTACTTGAGCAGTTACGGTAGCTTACCATCGAGATATGAAGTGAAATTGCACACTTCGACAATTGTTAATTGTCAAGTACTATATGTTTTTTGCCATATTTCCCATTCTTGTAGTTTGCAGTTCTGCTCAAGTGTGCCCTGATGGCTCAccacatatttccatataaGGAGGACAGAAAAACTTCCTGCATTCCAAGCACATCCTCAAATCCTCACATAAATACCAGAGCAGGTTTGCGAGAGATCTTTATGTCCTTAAAGGTTCTCGAGCAAACAGCTTGCAAATAAGCAAATTTCTCACACATTCCTTAAGCATTGAGTCATGATGCTGTCTGGCAAAACCTAATTCCACAAAGCATTGTGTCGTGGCTTACTGAAGATAATGTAACCAGTGACCTCCAGAAATGTGTTTAGAAATCTGTATATGTTGACTTTGATAAGATCGAGCTGGGAAGTCTCAGTCTCAAGTGCTCTGAATTGCAGTGCCTCAGGCCACTAAAATGAACTGCAGTCAGTCAATAGGGTGCGCCAAAAACTAGCCATCTGAACTTCTTCACATTTCTATTAATGTCATGTAACAGTCGCACGCTTGCGTACTTAAAGGCACCAAAGGGAATAATTTGCTTGTGTGTCAAGATTGGGAAATGAAACATGAGGCTGATCAGCAGGTCATGGTTTTAAGGAAATGTTACATGTTGCAGTAAAGAGACCCATATACAGGCAATCCCAATTCACCATGtcatgtaagaaataaaacattgtgtcatgctgttattgataaataatcaactacaagggtggagtgatgaagctgagttactgatACCGCCCTgaagcacatcctgaagtgttttattcctcttataccagagcaatttgccaaattctaacaatatttttatttatttaaaaaagcaatacttttttatccatttatagttacatttaatgtccacaaaaacaagttagttcctatcgGTTCATTATAGCAATCATAAATAGTCGTTCCCTCaaaagcctctcttttttctctctcttgaagttaataagaccaaaaaaagtAACCAATCAGGTACACTGTTATGAAGACTTTACTGTAgcggaaaacctactgactgctacaaagcgctgacactggagactccttccataaatgttaaataaacatctccttatcaaaaacttcaccatatcaacgattatacgttcttctttgttaaataatactttttaaaatttgtttattgttagtGTTAGATGATGTACATCAgccaccgtacaagtccctgtgaacgagctgttgctatagaaacgataatgtattcgaacgagcgcattaacataaaaatgcactactgtcagggctgaagttatagaaaattaatcaacaagcATTGGTATAAatacaagtttttaaaaaaaagtgaactcaCTACACAGGAAGCATGATTTATGGAAACTCCGTCCATCGCACTGAACTTCCTCTGCAAAGTACACAGTCTTCTGACAGCAGCCACACTTGTTTCCACCCCCAAGAGGCatcctggaacacacacacacacagacacacacacgttatcAGGGTTTTCACTGAGACCGACGACTTCCTCCAGAGAATATTTTAATAGTTGTGGATTAAACTAAACTAGCCAGAAGTGTTGTTTCCCTCCCccagacacactcactcacccaccaGAGTCCTCAAAAACTTCTCCTCACTCCAGTACTGTTTTTAATACACTTTCATTAATTCCCCTCACTGAACAACACTAGCTTATAATTTTCAATCAAAATATTAAAGCTTGTCTAAAGCTAGCTTTAcacaagctagctaactttgcAACCAGGAGTATGGTAGCTAAACaataatagctagctagcaaatcaAGTGTTAGGCTAGCGCAGTGAGAACCTGGCTTTGGAGTGATTAAACAAATAGCTAGCTATTATcacactataaaataaaataaaatattacattaaataacagGTTAAATAAGCTAGCATCAGTGCAATAGCTAAACGTTTCCTTTAGAACCTAGTTTGCTCACTGAGGTAATCAAGGGTCTCAGTGGACGTCATTTACTAGTCATCATTTCACACATTAGCTAGTGAGCTAACTAGCGTGGGTGTTAATCAGCTTGTAGATTATTttgtacttattttattttacgtTCTGACTTGTGTACAAAGAGAGTAATTCATTTGAATGtgaatatttacacttttatccTCAATAACGTTGCCGTAATGTTACCATCTGTTGGTAATGGAGCATTTTTAGACTGAAATGGTCCTGATGTTAAAACGGTTAAAGAAGGTAAATAAACTATTGTTTCTGTCATGAAATAGAAGGTCGGCCTAGTGAACAGATTTGgctaaaaaatgtacaaaataaaaataaatgcccccTTTTCCTCAAACTCAGTTCATCAGTTAAATCCAGTAAGGTAAGAATtaacaaagtacatttaatCAGTGATTCGAAAATCTTAAAATTGCTACTTTTTTCAACTATCAATctacaaaaatgtttatttaaccatTCAGAAAATGTGTTAAAGCATCTCATATGACAatatctctcttttctcatgtttctttactgacattttgCATCCTTAAAGATTAACagttgagggttttttttaagtatagaATTACCAAATACACAAATTGTAATTAACCATCACCCCTATTAACAGCATAAGGACATTAAAAtctatgtattttattaataatttactttaaatctGTAATTTAGGTAACAAGATTGTACTTTGACACTTTTGGAAAGcaggtgagtttttttttcttcacgaAGCTTAGACTGATTTAAATTCCTAACAAAGCTAAACTCTAAAGGTTGTAACAAGAATAAGAACAAGAAtcagataaaacacacacacacacacacacagagctcttcATGTCACCGAGAAACTGCGAaatgtcctgaagatgtcggagaACTTAACGttacatctttacctctgactgttacaaagcgctgacactggagactccctccgtaaatgttaaataaacgtctccttacagaaaacatcaccatatcgaCGATTATacacgtttttttgttttttttgtggagCATCCaacactgtgaatgagctgttactatagaaacgaatgCATTactatataaacctgtggtttgcagCTGcacgctgttatagaaaatgactcaactccttctgaccaatcagaatagagaatgtGGTTAAGTTTTGCCCACAATTCTAGGTGACTAAATGACAGGTGATTTCCATTAGTTTGAAgtacattataaataaagtcTAACATGAGTAAGGAATTTGAAGATTACCAAAGTCAAAGAACTTTGATGTTAAACAGATTATTTGAAAGTTGTACACCGGTGTCTGAGGTTTGTTTCTCTTAGTTTTGAACTATAGACTATAGTGTTTAAACTTTTATTGTTTCACTGCTCTGGTACACATGAGCCATAATGAGCTTTAAAAAATGCCCTTCCTGAGTGAACAAGTATGTGTTTGAACaggaaaagcaataaaatatacaggCAATGGTTCTGCAGGATTATTACAAACCACCGAGGAGCTACGCCACTGCACAGGAATTCACTGTTTTCTGGAAAATTCCTGAGAAACCGTCAAGTGTTGGTAGAAATCAGGCGAGACAGGACAAGTCACACgtcacctacacacactgttacGCAACACTGAGTCAAACAGTGTGAAATGTCTGTGTAGAGGGGTGTGTACACAATCAGACTTCCCAGAGTAGATACTTTGTATAAACTTAAACGTTAAATTTACAGTTTCTTTTGGTTATCTCTTGGTTGAAGCTTTCAGAAACAACTTCAGACTTACGGGTGTGACTTACAGCATCATAGTGAGCAGAAAGCACAAAACTTTTCCTGCCAGATAAGAAGATAAGAGCAGAAATCACACCATACCTGTAGTGCTCGAGTAGGTCAGGCAGAACAAGGTCAAAACAgaagtgtgagatgtgtgtgtgtgtgtgtgtgagagagagagagagagagagagagagagagagagagagagagagccagaggaTCGGTGGAGAAGCTGCTCTGGCCTGTTGGAGCTCACTTCCTTCTACTCAAAGttttgtggcaaaaaaaaaaaaaaggcagaaatgaagtcaccaggttttttttttttttttttttttttttttagg
This genomic interval from Pangasianodon hypophthalmus isolate fPanHyp1 chromosome 4, fPanHyp1.pri, whole genome shotgun sequence contains the following:
- the LOC113540234 gene encoding cysteine and glycine-rich protein 1-like: MPLGGGNKCGCCQKTVYFAEEVQCDGRSFHKSCFLCMVCRKNLDSTTLATHENEVYCKSCYGKKYGPKGYGYGAGAGTLSMDKGESLGIKHKDDQPHQPTSNPNTSKFAQRFGGSDVCPRCGKAVYAAEKTIGAGASWHRSCFRCAKCGKGLESTTMTDKDGEIYCKGCYAKSFGPKGFGYGQGAGALAHAQ